The Mercenaria mercenaria strain notata unplaced genomic scaffold, MADL_Memer_1 contig_746, whole genome shotgun sequence DNA segment AACGGATTAAAGTCGTTCTTGAAACAAGAAGTGCCCGACTGGGAATCCCTCTTGCAAGACCCCAGAAGAATCTTTAATGCCGATAAAAGTGGGTCCCCTTTGTCTGTGACAAGTGGTAAAGTGTTGACCGAAAAAGGGGTTCGGCATGTGTATCAAGTGTGTACAAGTAACAAAACCCAAATAACCGTACTTGTGTGCTTTAACGCCATAGGAAATTATGTGCCGCCCCTGATAGTCTACCCCGGTGAGAGTTTCCGTGACTCTGGAATCCACGAGTTTGATGAAGCTATATACGGTCATACGAGTAGTGGATGGATGGATTCCGAACTTTTTGTATCTTTTCTCAAGCactttaatgattttgttgtcgACATAAGCATTCCAAAACCTGTGATGTTTCTGGTTGACGGCCACTCAACACATATGTCGCTTGCTGCTGCACATTTCTGCTTCACAAACGACATTATTCTATACTGCCTCCTAGAGAATGCAACTCACGTGCTTCAGCTATGCGACGTTGGGTTCTTCTCACCCATGAAGGCCGCGTGGAAAAAGGAAGTAAACAACTGGCAACTTGAGAATCTTGGTCAAGCCCTTACGAAAAAACAATTTCCCGGGGTTTTTAAGAATGCATGGCTTAAAGTCGCAAAGCTCGAAAATGCTGTTCATGGATTCCAGAAATGCGGACTGTTTCCACTCAATCCAAGAAACATCGATTTAACCAAATTAAACCCATCGAAAGCCATCACTCGTGTGACGGGAAGTGGTGATAACCCCAGTGCTCATCAAGGTGTCACTAGCACTCAACCCACCGAAACTTGTGTTGAAGATAAATCAACCGATGTTGATCAACTAGACAAATCAACCGTGGAAGTTAGCACCTGCAACCAAATCACTACTGCCGTCGAAGACAAGACGCCTAATGAATTGAGTACCAGCAGCGTGATTAACACTGTCTCTGGTGATCAACTCATTGCTGATCAAGGCACAAGCAGACAAACTACCACAGCTTCAGGTGACAGTAGCCGAAGGGAAATTCAAAGCATGTCATGTGTCACACAGACCAGGGAACAAACTATATCAAAATCTTTTTCTCTTTTACATGTgcctgaaataaagaaaaaacggTCAGCAAATACAGTGCGAAATAAGCTCCCAAAGGCGTTATCAGGTAAAGAGGCCCTGAAGATATTGCTGGAAAAAGAAGACGCAAAACGGGCCGAGGAATTTGCCAAACAAAAACGAAAAGAAGATAGGTTAGCAAAAAAAGCTCAGAAGCTcgaagaaaaagaacaaaaaagaatCCAACGGGAAGAGACTAAAAGGAAGAAGAAGCAAGCACAGTTAGAGAAACTAGCGGCTGTGCAATCAAAGAAACGCAAAACTACAGAATCTTCATCTTCTGAATCTGATGTAAGAGAGGACGCCCCTAATTTGATAGATTCAGACGATgaatataatgaagaactaaCCTGTCCGGGTTGTATGTCGGATGAAGGCAGCCAAGAGGAGTGGATACAATGCAAGGCCTGTCAACCCCGGTGGCACATCACGTGCACTGGTGATGCAGTATTGTTTGAGATACCGGCTGAACACATTCAGAATTATCCATTCCACTGTGAATTT contains these protein-coding regions:
- the LOC128554789 gene encoding uncharacterized protein LOC128554789, with product MSKQAGASKYRQYSPSKVATAVSMVESGAMTKRKVAITYGIPRTNFHVTGTWWGGKAPLGAKPGKPCVLTEAEEVVLVDYVKLMSSIGYPLKRQELCYEVKKVLDHDGRKTPFKDNLPGKRWYQLFTKRHTDLSERSAMALGHQRSHINFEMIDGWFNGLKSFLKQEVPDWESLLQDPRRIFNADKSGSPLSVTSGKVLTEKGVRHVYQVCTSNKTQITVLVCFNAIGNYVPPLIVYPGESFRDSGIHEFDEAIYGHTSSGWMDSELFVSFLKHFNDFVVDISIPKPVMFLVDGHSTHMSLAAAHFCFTNDIILYCLLENATHVLQLCDVGFFSPMKAAWKKEVNNWQLENLGQALTKKQFPGVFKNAWLKVAKLENAVHGFQKCGLFPLNPRNIDLTKLNPSKAITRVTGSGDNPSAHQGVTSTQPTETCVEDKSTDVDQLDKSTVEVSTCNQITTAVEDKTPNELSTSSVINTVSGDQLIADQGTSRQTTTASGDSSRREIQSMSCVTQTREQTISKSFSLLHVPEIKKKRSANTVRNKLPKALSGKEALKILLEKEDAKRAEEFAKQKRKEDRLAKKAQKLEEKEQKRIQREETKRKKKQAQLEKLAAVQSKKRKTTESSSSESDVREDAPNLIDSDDEYNEELTCPGCMSDEGSQEEWIQCKACQPRWHITCTGDAVLFEIPAEHIQNYPFHCEFCV